The Clostridium sporogenes genome contains a region encoding:
- a CDS encoding LTA synthase family protein has translation MEMILCSLYKNIKELLENKFFLTVVIGTFVEYVLFLLILSDGNAVSIDFRSAFLGIPPILIYIAFILIPYSFAFLFNGRGQKVFLIIINIMISVLLIFDLWYYRSYSSFLNCYMFDMVDNLEGLSSSILAMFRTIDLIFIVNPLILIIMFVKDFYNNNDKWSLRKFALLLIVPILYIGYAHIKVDKLGRGYVCQTLFKRTWSQNQEIYNLSPLGYHLFDFHKYREDKQVYNLSDEEKSEIKTYFNSKEKGLTKNNYSGIFKGKNLIVIQVESLENFIINEKINGQEITPTLNKLLNNSIYFSNYHEQTFSGTTSDGVFVSNNSMFPPIAGTSSFTYPYNDYNSLPKLLKEQKYSTYSMHGEKGNYWNWMVSERHMGFDTCVDISKFNKDEILGLCLSDESFLSQSVKKIENHREPYYTFMITASSHSPFNIPKNKVKINIPKELKGTKTGAFIEAAHYTDEMIGRFIKELDKKGMMRNTVIAIYGDHEGLHKFFNEETQNLKGIPERWRNNDRRVPLIIYSKDIKGKEIKTNGGQVDFLPTISYLMGIDENKYINTALGRNLLNTNLDYTVLTDKTYRGKEISNEEKKNYIDVIRISNNMIKANYFKGSF, from the coding sequence ATGGAAATGATACTTTGTTCTTTGTATAAAAATATAAAAGAGCTATTAGAAAATAAATTTTTTTTGACAGTAGTAATAGGTACTTTTGTAGAGTATGTTTTATTTCTATTAATTTTATCAGATGGTAATGCAGTAAGTATAGATTTTAGAAGTGCTTTTTTAGGTATACCTCCTATATTGATATATATAGCTTTTATTTTAATTCCATATTCTTTTGCTTTTTTATTTAATGGGAGAGGCCAGAAAGTATTTCTTATAATAATAAATATAATGATTTCTGTGCTTTTAATATTTGATTTATGGTACTACAGAAGTTATAGCTCATTTTTAAATTGTTATATGTTTGATATGGTAGATAACTTAGAGGGATTATCATCTAGTATATTAGCTATGTTTAGAACAATAGATTTGATATTTATTGTAAATCCATTAATATTGATAATAATGTTTGTTAAGGATTTTTACAATAATAATGATAAATGGAGTTTAAGAAAGTTTGCACTATTACTCATAGTGCCTATCTTATACATAGGATATGCTCATATTAAAGTAGATAAACTTGGAAGAGGCTATGTTTGTCAAACTTTATTTAAAAGAACTTGGTCTCAAAATCAAGAAATCTATAATCTATCACCATTAGGATATCATCTATTTGATTTCCACAAATATAGAGAGGATAAACAAGTTTATAATTTATCAGATGAAGAAAAAAGTGAAATAAAAACTTACTTTAATTCAAAGGAAAAAGGGCTTACTAAAAATAATTATAGTGGTATTTTTAAAGGGAAGAATTTAATTGTTATACAAGTAGAGTCTTTAGAAAATTTTATTATAAATGAGAAGATAAATGGACAAGAAATAACTCCGACCCTAAATAAGTTACTTAACAATTCAATATATTTTTCTAATTATCATGAACAAACCTTTAGTGGAACAACCTCTGATGGGGTTTTTGTTTCAAATAATTCTATGTTTCCTCCAATAGCAGGTACTAGTAGTTTTACTTACCCATATAACGATTATAATTCATTACCTAAGCTTTTAAAGGAGCAAAAATACAGTACTTATTCTATGCATGGAGAAAAGGGAAATTATTGGAATTGGATGGTATCTGAGAGGCATATGGGATTTGACACCTGTGTAGATATATCAAAATTTAATAAAGATGAAATATTAGGTTTGTGTTTAAGTGATGAAAGCTTTTTATCACAATCAGTAAAAAAGATAGAAAATCACAGGGAACCATATTATACATTTATGATAACTGCAAGCAGTCATAGTCCTTTTAATATTCCTAAGAATAAGGTTAAGATTAATATTCCTAAAGAATTAAAGGGGACAAAGACAGGTGCCTTTATAGAAGCAGCACATTATACAGATGAAATGATAGGAAGATTTATAAAAGAACTTGATAAAAAAGGAATGATGAGAAATACGGTTATAGCTATTTATGGAGATCATGAAGGACTTCATAAGTTTTTTAATGAAGAAACACAAAACCTTAAAGGGATACCAGAAAGATGGAGAAATAATGATAGGAGAGTTCCTTTGATAATTTACTCAAAAGATATAAAAGGGAAAGAAATTAAAACAAATGGAGGACAGGTAGATTTCCTCCCAACTATAAGCTATCTTATGGGGATAGATGAGAATAAATACATAAACACTGCTTTAGGCAGAAATCTTTTGAATACTAATTTAGATTATACAGTTTTAACGGACAAAACTTATAGAGGAAAAGAAATTTCAAATGAAGAAAAGAAAAATTATATTGATGTAATAAGAATTTCAAACAATATGATAAAAGCTAATTATTTTAAAGGGAGTTTTTAA
- a CDS encoding DUF523 domain-containing protein — protein MILISACLCGVNCKYNGGNNLNEKALKLFREGRAVLVCPEQLGGQQTPRAAHEINNATGADVLDGKANIIGPEGDDATKEFLKGAYETLKIAKECGAKIAILKSRSPSCGFGKIYDGTFSGNKKDGNGVTAELLTRNGIKVYTEEDEFMSKF, from the coding sequence ATGATATTAATAAGTGCTTGTCTCTGTGGAGTTAACTGTAAGTATAATGGCGGAAATAATTTAAATGAAAAAGCATTAAAACTTTTTAGAGAAGGAAGGGCTGTCTTAGTTTGTCCAGAACAACTAGGTGGGCAACAAACACCAAGGGCAGCTCATGAAATAAATAATGCTACAGGAGCAGATGTATTAGATGGAAAAGCTAATATCATAGGACCAGAGGGCGATGATGCTACAAAGGAATTTTTAAAGGGAGCCTATGAAACTTTAAAAATAGCAAAGGAATGTGGAGCTAAAATAGCTATACTAAAGTCTAGAAGTCCATCTTGTGGGTTTGGAAAAATATATGATGGTACTTTTTCAGGTAACAAAAAAGATGGGAATGGTGTAACAGCAGAACTATTAACTAGAAATGGAATAAAGGTTTATACAGAGGAAGATGAATTTATGTCTAAATTTTAA
- a CDS encoding endonuclease MutS2, protein MKDKSIKVLEFNKIQEILKNYTCTKAAKDIIEDLKPYDSVYELREHLEETKEAFKLLVTKGAPPFEGVYDVRSGISLAEKGSTLLPGQLLKIAAVLRCARRFKEYINHKEEEENYRALEDICEGIFSLPKIEEEIFNAIEGEDEIADRATSTLYNIRRSLKEKNYSVRDKINSLVRSYSSYLQENIYTVRGDRYVLPVKAEHKGAVPGLVHDQSSTGATLFIEPMSLVNLNNEIKELMLKEKAEIERILSVLSSKINANITGVKTDANIVWELDFIFAKAKFASEYNCTCPTINDEGIVDIIEGRHPLIDRRQVVPISVKLGDEFTSLMITGPNTGGKTVTLKTVGLIHLMAMSGLMIPARENSVISYFNNVFADIGDEQSIEQSLSTFSSHMKNIVDIMDKADENSLVLFDELGAGTDPTEGAALAISILENLRKRGSKIIATTHYSELKAYALRKEGVENASVEFDVETLRPTYRLLIGIPGKSNAFEISKRLGLPDYIIDFARENISNENIRFEELIQNLQEKSIKAQEDARLAENLKLERDKEKKKYEEKLEGLQKVRDNAFMDARREAKNIIREAKEEADKILKDIRQLERMGYSSDARRKLEEERKKLKDKLDSIEEKEIKTVHKGEALKNVKEGDEVLLVSINQKVIVLSKPDNKGDVLVQAGIMKITANIKDLRAAKGSNSNGNSSKIKKSKKLNLNLSRVESSVDLRGMDAEEAIYTVDKYLDEAYLGGLGEVTIVHGKGTGVLRKTIMDMLKGHPHVKRHRLGEYGEGGTGVTVVELK, encoded by the coding sequence GTGAAGGATAAATCTATTAAGGTTTTAGAATTTAATAAGATACAGGAAATTTTAAAAAATTATACTTGTACAAAAGCTGCAAAAGATATAATAGAAGATTTAAAACCTTATGATAGTGTATATGAATTAAGAGAGCACTTAGAAGAAACAAAGGAAGCCTTTAAATTATTGGTTACAAAGGGAGCACCACCCTTTGAGGGAGTATATGATGTAAGAAGTGGAATTTCTTTAGCAGAAAAGGGATCTACATTATTACCAGGACAACTTTTAAAAATAGCTGCAGTTTTAAGATGTGCAAGAAGATTTAAAGAATATATAAATCATAAGGAGGAAGAGGAAAACTATAGGGCCTTAGAGGATATATGTGAGGGGATTTTTTCCCTACCTAAAATAGAAGAAGAAATATTTAATGCCATAGAAGGAGAAGATGAAATAGCAGATAGAGCAACTTCTACTCTTTATAATATAAGAAGATCTTTAAAAGAAAAAAATTATTCTGTAAGAGATAAAATTAACTCTTTAGTTAGAAGTTATTCCTCCTATCTTCAAGAAAATATATATACAGTTAGAGGAGATAGATATGTTTTACCAGTAAAGGCAGAACATAAGGGTGCGGTACCGGGACTTGTACATGACCAAAGTTCTACAGGGGCTACCCTTTTTATAGAACCAATGAGTTTAGTTAATTTAAATAATGAAATAAAAGAACTTATGTTAAAAGAAAAGGCAGAAATAGAAAGAATATTAAGTGTTCTATCATCTAAAATAAATGCTAATATAACAGGGGTAAAGACCGATGCTAACATAGTATGGGAGTTAGATTTTATATTTGCTAAGGCTAAATTTGCTAGTGAATATAATTGTACTTGTCCAACTATTAATGATGAAGGTATTGTTGATATTATAGAGGGAAGACATCCTCTTATAGATAGAAGACAAGTAGTTCCTATAAGTGTTAAGTTAGGAGATGAGTTTACATCCTTAATGATAACAGGACCTAATACAGGAGGTAAAACTGTAACTTTAAAAACAGTAGGATTAATACATTTAATGGCTATGAGTGGTCTTATGATTCCGGCTAGAGAAAATTCTGTAATAAGTTATTTTAACAATGTTTTTGCGGATATAGGAGATGAGCAAAGTATAGAACAAAGTTTGTCAACTTTTTCATCTCATATGAAAAATATAGTAGATATTATGGATAAAGCAGATGAAAATTCTTTAGTTTTATTTGATGAATTAGGAGCAGGAACAGATCCGACAGAAGGAGCAGCCTTGGCTATTTCGATATTAGAAAATTTAAGAAAAAGAGGGTCTAAGATAATTGCTACAACTCATTATAGTGAACTAAAAGCCTATGCTTTAAGAAAAGAAGGGGTAGAAAATGCCTCTGTTGAGTTTGATGTGGAAACTTTAAGACCTACTTATAGATTATTAATAGGAATACCAGGCAAATCAAATGCCTTTGAAATATCTAAAAGATTAGGATTACCAGATTATATTATAGATTTTGCTAGAGAAAATATATCTAATGAAAATATAAGATTTGAGGAATTAATTCAAAATTTACAAGAAAAAAGTATAAAAGCTCAAGAGGATGCAAGACTTGCAGAAAATCTTAAATTGGAAAGAGATAAAGAAAAGAAAAAATACGAAGAAAAATTAGAAGGACTTCAAAAAGTTAGAGATAATGCTTTTATGGATGCAAGAAGAGAAGCTAAAAATATAATAAGAGAAGCAAAAGAAGAGGCAGATAAAATATTAAAAGACATAAGACAATTAGAAAGAATGGGTTATTCTTCAGATGCAAGACGTAAATTAGAAGAGGAAAGAAAAAAATTAAAAGATAAATTAGATTCTATTGAAGAAAAGGAAATTAAAACAGTTCATAAAGGAGAAGCTTTAAAGAATGTAAAAGAAGGAGACGAAGTTCTTTTAGTTTCAATAAACCAAAAGGTAATAGTTCTATCCAAACCAGACAATAAAGGGGATGTATTAGTTCAAGCTGGAATTATGAAAATAACAGCTAATATTAAAGATTTAAGGGCTGCTAAGGGAAGTAATTCTAATGGCAATTCATCAAAAATAAAAAAATCTAAAAAACTTAATTTGAATTTAAGCAGAGTGGAGTCTTCTGTTGATCTTAGAGGAATGGATGCAGAAGAAGCCATATACACTGTAGATAAATATTTAGATGAAGCTTATTTAGGTGGTTTAGGGGAAGTTACCATAGTGCATGGTAAAGGTACAGGAGTTTTAAGGAAAACAATTATGGATATGCTAAAAGGTCATCCTCATGTTAAGAGACATAGACTAGGTGAATATGGTGAAGGTGGCACTGGTGTTACAGTGGTAGAGCTAAAATAA
- a CDS encoding DUF3656 domain-containing U32 family peptidase → MKRIELLAPAGNMESLYAAVQAGADAVYMGGSKFSARAYANNFDDEQLKDSINYCHLYGVKVYITVNTLIKEEEIKEAINYIGFLYSIGVDALIIQDTGITKLIKENLPDFEIHASTQMTVHNGEGAIFLKELGFKRIVLSRELSLKEIEYISKELDVETEIFVHGALCICYSGQCLMSSILGGRSGNRGRCAQPCRLPYTLINEKDNKETKGYLLSPKDICNIENMEDLIKAGATSFKIEGRMKRPEYVAGVVRGYRKAIDAVIDKENFEREKNKKELMQLFNREGFSKAYIYGNKGKDMMAYSFPKNTGLPLGKVNKDKSIKLEENLRIKDGIRNGDKGFTVSSIIKDNKEVEKAYKGDLVKIKPLNYKFKDELYKTSDIELLQSLGKIYEDKFNRKIYLEANLDFKVGEKIKLSCRYNGKEYSVEGKEIERALKKPLSIEKIEENLMKSGETPFKINKIKFNSYEEGFLPVSEINNCRRMLINSIEENIIQNHPHCGKVKEFNVDNIYSSINVIQENNLPKYIFSVYTYEQLKAVVDNGFKNIMVDLFTRDTLNLHKIKELYLDLNIYLKAPNIIKSEFDYVEEIIEDNIHNIKGIVTANLGIVNKFNNRTKIIGDYKLNIFNSFAGDFYKEFIKGSCLSIELNKKEIKSIVKHMDLGSQMLIYGKIENMVSEYCPIGSTFGGKNSSSICNKACEKGNYILKDRISAKFPVKTDVFCRSHIYNNSGINLIGNIEELKALGINSFRLDFLNENYEEMEYILKALKEEKWKGDFKNYTRGHYKRGVE, encoded by the coding sequence ATGAAAAGAATAGAATTACTGGCTCCTGCAGGAAACATGGAAAGTTTATATGCAGCAGTGCAGGCTGGGGCAGATGCAGTATACATGGGTGGAAGTAAATTTTCTGCTAGAGCCTATGCTAATAACTTTGATGATGAGCAATTAAAAGATTCTATAAACTATTGCCATTTATATGGTGTTAAAGTATATATTACAGTTAATACATTAATAAAAGAAGAAGAAATAAAAGAAGCAATAAATTATATAGGATTTTTATATTCCATAGGGGTAGATGCTTTAATAATACAGGATACTGGAATAACAAAATTAATAAAAGAAAACTTACCAGATTTTGAAATTCATGCATCTACCCAAATGACTGTACATAATGGAGAAGGAGCTATATTTTTAAAAGAATTAGGTTTTAAAAGAATAGTTTTATCACGAGAACTTTCATTAAAAGAAATAGAATATATTTCAAAGGAATTAGATGTAGAAACGGAAATATTTGTGCACGGAGCCCTTTGTATTTGTTATTCAGGGCAATGTTTGATGAGTAGTATATTAGGAGGAAGAAGTGGAAATAGAGGAAGATGTGCTCAACCCTGTAGGCTTCCATATACATTGATAAATGAAAAGGATAATAAGGAAACAAAGGGGTATTTATTAAGTCCTAAGGATATATGTAATATAGAAAACATGGAAGATTTAATAAAGGCCGGCGCTACATCTTTTAAGATAGAGGGAAGAATGAAAAGACCAGAATATGTAGCGGGGGTAGTTAGAGGTTATAGAAAAGCTATAGATGCAGTTATAGATAAAGAAAATTTTGAAAGAGAAAAAAATAAAAAAGAGTTAATGCAATTATTTAATAGAGAGGGTTTTTCAAAGGCATACATTTATGGAAACAAGGGTAAAGATATGATGGCATATTCTTTCCCCAAAAATACAGGATTACCTTTAGGAAAAGTAAATAAGGATAAAAGTATAAAATTAGAAGAAAATTTAAGAATAAAAGATGGTATAAGAAATGGTGATAAGGGCTTTACAGTATCTAGTATAATTAAAGACAATAAGGAAGTAGAAAAAGCCTATAAAGGAGATTTAGTAAAAATAAAACCTTTAAATTATAAATTTAAAGATGAATTATATAAAACCTCAGATATAGAACTTTTACAATCCTTAGGTAAAATATATGAAGATAAATTTAATAGGAAAATTTATTTAGAAGCTAATTTAGATTTTAAAGTAGGAGAAAAAATAAAATTAAGTTGTAGATACAATGGAAAAGAGTATTCTGTAGAAGGGAAAGAAATAGAAAGGGCACTAAAAAAACCTTTATCTATAGAAAAAATAGAAGAAAATCTAATGAAAAGTGGGGAAACCCCTTTTAAGATAAATAAAATTAAATTTAATTCCTATGAAGAAGGATTTTTACCTGTTTCAGAAATAAATAATTGTCGTAGAATGCTTATAAATTCCATAGAAGAAAATATAATACAAAATCATCCACATTGTGGAAAAGTAAAAGAGTTTAATGTGGATAATATATACAGTAGCATAAATGTAATACAAGAAAACAATTTACCAAAGTATATATTTTCAGTATATACCTACGAGCAGTTAAAAGCTGTAGTGGACAATGGCTTTAAAAATATAATGGTAGATTTATTTACAAGGGATACATTAAATTTACATAAAATAAAAGAATTATATCTAGATTTAAACATATATTTAAAAGCTCCTAATATTATAAAAAGCGAATTTGATTATGTAGAAGAGATAATAGAAGATAATATACACAACATAAAAGGTATAGTAACAGCTAATTTAGGAATAGTAAATAAATTTAACAATAGAACAAAAATAATAGGAGATTATAAATTAAATATATTTAATAGTTTTGCAGGGGATTTTTATAAGGAATTTATTAAAGGAAGTTGTTTAAGTATAGAGCTTAATAAAAAAGAAATAAAATCTATAGTTAAACATATGGATTTAGGCAGCCAAATGCTTATATATGGTAAAATAGAAAATATGGTTAGTGAATACTGTCCTATAGGTAGTACTTTTGGGGGTAAAAATAGTTCTTCTATCTGTAATAAAGCTTGTGAAAAAGGAAATTATATATTAAAAGATAGAATCAGTGCTAAATTCCCAGTTAAGACAGATGTATTCTGTAGAAGCCATATATATAATAATTCAGGTATTAATTTAATAGGGAACATAGAGGAACTAAAAGCACTGGGAATTAATAGTTTTAGATTAGATTTTTTAAATGAAAATTATGAAGAAATGGAATATATATTAAAAGCTCTTAAAGAAGAAAAATGGAAGGGAGATTTTAAAAATTATACAAGAGGCCATTATAAAAGAGGTGTAGAATAA
- the csxA gene encoding exosporium protein CsxA → MAINSKDFIPRPGFVNKQGCLPDPVEICCIQVPKVFDQCLRKECLKPTDDCEQLCKQIPNITDPSQVRCVGCCKNLKVIVNSVTKCPVSNGKPGYKKVTINYTITFDVDVDVEINGVTQTQTLSYSVNRTITASNLYCPDTIAKTIIGKECTSAEEVDQQFIKIEVVGDCLSTDISKIDCGGGCNCGCTCPDDPNNGDNKVFLCITLGLFIIIKCEIVVQLMVPAYGYCPVPEECKCSHDPCKEFMERELPTLYPPQEMDNLFDEYDERQDDRHIHNEKHIEEEEERGNMITSSVITNN, encoded by the coding sequence ATGGCTATTAATTCAAAAGATTTTATTCCACGTCCAGGTTTTGTAAATAAACAAGGCTGTTTACCAGATCCAGTGGAAATATGTTGTATTCAAGTACCTAAAGTTTTTGATCAATGTTTAAGAAAAGAATGTTTAAAACCTACAGATGACTGTGAACAATTGTGTAAACAGATACCCAATATTACAGATCCATCACAGGTTAGATGCGTGGGTTGTTGTAAAAATTTAAAGGTAATAGTTAATTCTGTTACTAAATGCCCTGTTTCAAACGGTAAGCCTGGATACAAGAAGGTAACTATTAATTATACAATTACCTTTGATGTAGATGTAGATGTGGAAATAAATGGAGTTACACAAACACAAACATTAAGTTATTCAGTAAATAGGACTATAACTGCTTCTAACTTGTATTGCCCAGATACTATAGCTAAAACTATAATAGGTAAAGAATGTACATCAGCAGAGGAAGTTGATCAACAGTTTATAAAAATAGAAGTAGTAGGAGATTGTTTAAGTACAGATATTTCAAAAATAGACTGTGGCGGCGGTTGTAATTGCGGTTGTACTTGCCCAGATGATCCAAATAATGGAGATAACAAAGTATTCTTATGTATCACATTAGGATTATTCATAATAATTAAATGTGAAATAGTAGTTCAATTAATGGTTCCAGCTTATGGCTATTGTCCAGTGCCAGAAGAATGCAAATGTTCACATGATCCATGTAAAGAATTTATGGAAAGAGAACTTCCAACCCTTTATCCACCACAGGAAATGGATAATTTATTTGATGAGTATGATGAGAGACAGGATGATAGACACATTCATAATGAGAAACACATTGAAGAAGAAGAAGAAAGAGGAAATATGATAACTAGCAGTGTAATAACTAATAATTAA
- a CDS encoding tetratricopeptide repeat-containing glycosyltransferase family 2 protein, translating into MITISLCMIVKNEEITLERCLNCAKDFVDEIIIVDTGSTDKTKEIASKFTDKIYDFEWIQDFAAARNFSFSKATKEYIFYLDADDIILEEDQKKLKKLKSNLDKSIDSVTMFYNLNLNKDGIPALSYRRNRLVKRENNFKWYGRVHNYLQVYGNIFDSDIAIVHDKVKPRDSDRNLNIYKKMIEENYEFSPRDIFYYGNELYDHKLYEEAIEQYKKLLEMKSGWYEDKITACGKLADYYNYVKNFFNAKKYCYYSFNYDKPRAEFCCRLGRYFLNENKLSNAIFWYELATNLERPKNGWGFFSDDCWTWLPHVQLCVCYYKQGNKELSYKHNELALSYSPNNKTLLNNKEFFKSIGFE; encoded by the coding sequence ATGATAACTATAAGTTTATGTATGATTGTAAAAAATGAAGAAATTACACTAGAAAGATGCTTAAACTGTGCTAAAGATTTTGTTGATGAAATCATAATAGTTGATACAGGTTCTACGGATAAAACTAAGGAAATTGCTAGTAAATTTACAGATAAAATTTACGATTTCGAATGGATCCAAGACTTTGCAGCAGCAAGAAATTTTTCATTTAGCAAGGCTACCAAGGAGTATATATTTTACTTAGATGCTGATGACATAATCTTGGAAGAAGACCAAAAAAAATTAAAAAAATTAAAATCTAATTTAGATAAATCTATTGATTCCGTTACTATGTTTTATAATCTGAATCTTAATAAGGACGGTATACCAGCTTTAAGTTATAGAAGAAATAGGCTTGTTAAACGAGAAAATAATTTTAAATGGTATGGAAGAGTTCATAATTATTTACAAGTCTATGGAAATATCTTTGATAGTGACATAGCTATAGTTCATGATAAGGTAAAACCTCGTGATTCTGACAGAAATTTAAATATATATAAGAAGATGATAGAAGAAAATTATGAGTTTTCTCCAAGAGATATATTCTACTATGGTAATGAATTATATGATCATAAATTATACGAAGAAGCTATAGAACAATATAAAAAATTATTAGAAATGAAGTCTGGCTGGTACGAAGATAAAATAACTGCTTGCGGAAAGCTTGCAGATTACTACAATTATGTAAAGAATTTTTTTAATGCTAAAAAATATTGTTATTATTCTTTTAACTATGATAAACCAAGAGCTGAATTTTGTTGTAGACTAGGTCGCTACTTTTTAAATGAAAATAAATTGTCTAATGCAATATTTTGGTATGAATTAGCTACCAACTTAGAACGCCCTAAAAATGGTTGGGGATTTTTTAGTGATGACTGTTGGACCTGGCTTCCTCATGTTCAACTTTGTGTTTGCTACTATAAACAAGGAAACAAAGAACTATCTTATAAACACAATGAACTAGCGCTATCCTATTCCCCTAATAACAAAACTCTACTTAATAATAAAGAATTCTTTAAAAGTATCGGATTTGAGTAA
- a CDS encoding collagen-like protein, whose amino-acid sequence MNHRCKKIICMPCCSRCTCPRGVTGPTGPRGITGPTGPQGVTGPTGLQGVTGLTGPQGVTGPTGPQGVTGPTGPQGVTGPTGPTANLIGLQAQTTGLQLGIIADSADIPLDTLISDAGTPDITFNAISNDIQLNTLGVYYVDWWINISDAQTTDSEINLTLDAANGIIVPGNVSFTAETLSLPTQISGNAVITVTSAPVNLKIINSTGGAIQLGNTTIQLNVSVIKVR is encoded by the coding sequence TTGAATCATAGATGTAAAAAAATTATATGTATGCCGTGTTGTAGTAGATGTACCTGCCCTCGAGGTGTAACTGGACCTACTGGTCCTAGAGGTATTACTGGTCCTACTGGACCTCAAGGTGTTACTGGTCCTACTGGACTTCAGGGTGTTACTGGTCTTACTGGACCTCAAGGTGTTACTGGACCTACTGGACCTCAAGGTGTTACTGGTCCTACTGGACCTCAAGGTGTTACTGGTCCTACTGGGCCTACTGCAAATTTAATTGGATTACAAGCTCAAACAACAGGATTACAACTTGGTATAATAGCTGATTCAGCAGATATACCATTAGATACTTTAATAAGTGATGCTGGAACACCAGATATAACATTTAATGCAATTTCAAATGATATACAGCTTAATACACTTGGAGTTTACTATGTAGACTGGTGGATTAATATTTCTGATGCACAAACAACAGACTCCGAAATAAATTTAACTCTAGATGCCGCTAATGGAATAATAGTACCAGGCAATGTAAGTTTCACTGCTGAAACATTATCACTGCCTACACAGATATCAGGAAATGCAGTTATTACTGTAACTTCTGCACCTGTAAATTTAAAAATTATAAATTCTACTGGAGGAGCTATTCAACTAGGAAATACAACAATACAATTAAATGTATCAGTAATTAAAGTTAGGTAA